In Trifolium pratense cultivar HEN17-A07 linkage group LG7, ARS_RC_1.1, whole genome shotgun sequence, a genomic segment contains:
- the LOC123896762 gene encoding uncharacterized protein LOC123896762 codes for MAITNTDEHNSVRSSIMEWKQMHPLHQIAETPTHKLLLKQWLKEEELINGRIALKETQIDSIRKEITMLYIFFFLFHSTTLMILFNSSSSSTTPTHLDKACHKSWVPSLCSLLFSLGLIWALRYKSDVEAHMEKMLQREKEDRGLLRKCVEELKKKGLEFDLLKEVDALRRAKSLRVENKEVRKWSSRDFVSLFFFSMACLSLAVIRVILCS; via the coding sequence ATGGCAATTACAAACACTGATGAACACAACAGTGTGAGATCATCGATCATGGAATGGAAACAAATGCACCCACTTCACCAAATAGCCGAAACACCAACCCACAAACTTCTCTTAAAGCAATGGCTCAAAGAAGAAGAACTCATCAATGGTCGCATAGCATTAAAAGAGACACAAATTGATTCAATTCGAAAAGAGATCACAATGCTCTacattttcttcttcctctttcaCTCCACAACTCTCATGATCCTCTTcaactcttcctcctcttcaacAACACCGACCCACCTCGATAAAGCGTGTCACAAATCGTGGGTCCCGTCGCTTTGTTCTTTATTGTTTTCATTGGGACTTATATGGGCTTTGAGGTATAAGAGTGATGTAGAGGCTCATATGGAGAAGATGCTTCAGAGGGAGAAAGAAGATAGGGGATTGTTGAGGAAATGTGTGGAGGAATTAAAGAAGAAAGGTTTGGAATTTGATTTGTTGAAAGAAGTTGATGCTTTGAGAAGAGCTAAGAGTTTGAGGGTTGAAAATAAAGAGGTTAGGAAATGGTCTTCAAGGGATTTtgtttctctgttttttttctCAATGGCTTGTTTGTCTCTTGCTGTTATAAGGGTTATCTTATGTAGCTAG